One stretch of Armatimonadota bacterium DNA includes these proteins:
- the serS gene encoding serine--tRNA ligase, whose protein sequence is MIDLRKLREDPEFFRWALRHKNRDPGLVDRVLELDRAWRAAQHRVDELRAQQNRLSEEVPRLGEAERQRRIQQLRELAASIRAAEQEARTRREELDRLLLQLPNPPHPSVPAGADERDNVPVRYWGEKPQFDFPPRDHIELGLALGILDFERASATSGTRFYFLRGDGVRLQLALTHFAMDFLVSEGFVPVYPPTLVRSRVVLGAMGGAELDEQMVYRVAQDDLCLIGTSEHPLVAMHMDEVLDAGRLPLRYVGLSTCYRREAGTYGRESRGLYRVHQFEKVEMVSFAHPDRSWEEHEYLVSLEERLVQRLGLHYRVVLICGGDLGDPAAKKYDLEVWMPGRGDYGETHSCSNCTDFQARRLGIRFREGGRTDYVHTLNGTALAMTRTLLALLENYQQPDGSVRIPQALVPYTGFEVLRPVR, encoded by the coding sequence ATGATTGACCTCAGGAAGCTGCGGGAGGATCCGGAGTTCTTCCGCTGGGCGCTGCGGCACAAGAACCGTGACCCCGGCCTTGTGGATCGGGTGCTGGAGCTGGACCGCGCCTGGCGCGCCGCCCAGCATCGGGTAGACGAGCTGCGGGCCCAGCAGAACCGCCTGAGCGAGGAGGTTCCGCGTCTGGGGGAGGCGGAAAGGCAGCGCCGCATCCAGCAGCTGCGGGAGCTCGCGGCGTCCATCCGGGCGGCGGAGCAGGAGGCCAGGACGCGGCGGGAGGAGCTGGACCGGCTCCTCCTGCAGCTCCCCAATCCCCCTCACCCCTCGGTCCCCGCGGGCGCGGACGAGCGCGACAACGTGCCGGTCCGGTACTGGGGCGAGAAGCCCCAGTTCGATTTCCCGCCCAGGGACCACATCGAGCTCGGCCTCGCGCTTGGAATCCTGGACTTCGAGCGGGCCAGCGCCACGAGCGGCACCCGCTTCTACTTCCTCCGGGGCGACGGGGTACGGCTGCAGCTGGCCCTCACCCACTTCGCCATGGACTTCCTCGTCTCGGAGGGGTTCGTGCCCGTCTACCCGCCCACGCTGGTGCGCTCCAGAGTGGTGCTGGGCGCCATGGGGGGAGCGGAGCTCGACGAGCAGATGGTCTACCGGGTGGCCCAGGACGACCTGTGCCTCATCGGGACCTCGGAGCATCCCCTCGTGGCCATGCACATGGACGAGGTGCTGGATGCCGGGCGGCTTCCCCTGCGGTATGTCGGACTCTCCACCTGCTACCGCCGGGAGGCGGGCACCTACGGCCGGGAGAGCCGGGGGCTGTATCGGGTGCATCAGTTCGAGAAGGTGGAGATGGTCTCCTTCGCGCACCCCGACCGGTCCTGGGAGGAGCACGAGTACCTGGTGAGCCTGGAGGAGCGCTTGGTGCAGCGGCTCGGTCTGCATTACCGGGTGGTCCTCATCTGCGGCGGGGACCTGGGGGATCCCGCGGCGAAGAAGTACGACCTGGAGGTCTGGATGCCGGGCCGCGGGGACTACGGGGAGACCCACTCCTGCAGCAACTGCACGGACTTCCAGGCCCGCAGGCTCGGTATCCGGTTCCGGGAGGGAGGTCGCACGGACTACGTCCACACCTTAAACGGCACCGCCCTCGCCATGACCCGCACCCTCCTCGCTCTCCTGGAGAACTACCAGCAACCGGACGGGAGCGTGCGGATCCCACAGGCCCTGGTGCCCTACACCGGGTTTGAGGTCCTGCGCCCGGTGCGCTGA
- a CDS encoding tetratricopeptide repeat protein, with amino-acid sequence MGGEGGFEELLARGERLLEAGALREAEAALREAVAQEPRSARAHSKLGAALAQQGRYEEAVAAFHRAVELDPRYAPAYTNLGAVYHEQGRLEEALQAYRKALELDPEYWVTHQNLAALYKRLGDYGAFLRHMKQATRLMARTQSPEGRAGCLPVVLLVVLAFLGRRATG; translated from the coding sequence ATGGGTGGGGAGGGAGGATTCGAGGAACTCCTGGCCCGCGGAGAGCGGCTCCTGGAGGCGGGAGCGCTCCGGGAGGCGGAGGCGGCCCTTCGGGAGGCGGTGGCGCAGGAGCCCCGCTCCGCCCGGGCGCACAGCAAGCTAGGAGCCGCGCTCGCGCAGCAGGGAAGGTACGAGGAGGCCGTGGCGGCCTTTCACCGCGCCGTGGAGCTGGATCCCCGCTACGCGCCCGCCTACACCAACCTGGGGGCCGTCTACCACGAGCAGGGGCGCCTGGAGGAGGCCCTCCAGGCCTACCGGAAGGCCCTGGAACTGGACCCCGAGTACTGGGTGACCCACCAGAACCTCGCGGCCCTCTATAAGCGACTCGGGGATTACGGGGCGTTTTTGCGGCACATGAAGCAGGCCACCCGCCTCATGGCCCGCACCCAGAGCCCCGAAGGCCGGGCGGGTTGCCTTCCCGTGGTCCTCCTGGTCGTACTGGCCTTTCTGGGCCGACGGGCCACGGGCTAG
- a CDS encoding TRAP transporter fused permease subunit: MGEGELGPVRRLQGVSRRVQRAILVAIPVAGVLFIFQVPSYFKVAVFREQYMGLVLALSLGATFLGVPASPSQAGRIPWYDWLLFAAGLAVGGYVAVYFPLIADRLAVLSPERWALGGVAVLLFLEATRRLAGPSVALLGLAFVLYGRFADLFPEPLAGTPARWERLFTYLYLDLNGVLGTPLGVASTVVLSFVLMGQVLAATGGAAFLGDFALATVGRFRGGPAKMAVVASSLFGNISGSAVANVAVDGPITIPLMKRAGYPPPVAAAVEAVASTGGQIMPPVMGAAAFLMAEFLGIRYAEVAAAALLPALLYYVCLFFQVDLEAAKRGLRGLPPDQLPRLREVLPQGSVFGVALGAVVFGLYGLKWQAEHVGVVAAALAALVAVVLRVRGWSVLGVLEQTGRSLLGLVAVTAVAGIVIGVLQYTGLGFRLALLLTEVAGRNLPLLLLLTAAAAMLLGMGMPTVAVYVLLATLVAPALVQLGVPPLAAHLFVFYFGMLSMITPPVCLATYTAATIGGCNFWQAGWAGMRLAAVSYIVPFLFALDPALIGKADPLRVGTAFVTAALGAYLLAVALVGYWFAPLGPVERLLVAVTGLAVLTPEGGAGWMFSWVVEGVGLGGAVVLGLRSWRRRFEPTPELVSTLPPGQQQEFR; the protein is encoded by the coding sequence ATGGGTGAAGGAGAACTCGGACCGGTCCGTCGACTTCAAGGGGTCAGCCGTCGGGTCCAACGGGCGATCCTGGTGGCCATCCCGGTAGCAGGTGTACTGTTCATCTTTCAGGTTCCCTCCTACTTTAAGGTGGCCGTGTTCCGCGAGCAGTACATGGGCCTTGTGCTGGCTCTCAGTCTGGGTGCTACCTTTCTGGGAGTCCCGGCTTCCCCCTCCCAGGCCGGACGTATTCCCTGGTACGACTGGCTTCTCTTCGCTGCTGGCCTTGCCGTAGGCGGTTACGTGGCCGTTTACTTTCCCCTCATCGCAGACCGCCTAGCGGTGCTCAGCCCAGAAAGATGGGCACTGGGCGGGGTGGCGGTGCTCCTCTTCCTGGAGGCCACCCGCCGTCTAGCGGGCCCATCGGTGGCCCTCTTGGGGCTCGCGTTCGTATTGTACGGCCGGTTTGCAGACCTGTTCCCGGAGCCTCTGGCGGGCACGCCCGCCCGGTGGGAGCGTTTGTTTACCTACCTCTACCTGGACCTCAACGGAGTCCTCGGCACTCCGCTCGGAGTGGCATCCACGGTGGTGCTGAGCTTCGTCCTCATGGGACAGGTCCTGGCGGCTACGGGCGGTGCGGCTTTCCTGGGAGACTTCGCTCTGGCGACGGTGGGACGTTTCCGGGGTGGACCCGCGAAGATGGCTGTGGTGGCGTCGTCCTTGTTCGGCAACATCTCGGGAAGTGCGGTGGCCAACGTAGCCGTGGACGGCCCCATCACCATCCCCCTAATGAAGCGGGCAGGCTATCCCCCTCCCGTGGCCGCCGCGGTGGAGGCGGTAGCTTCCACGGGCGGACAGATCATGCCGCCGGTGATGGGGGCTGCGGCCTTCCTCATGGCGGAGTTCCTGGGCATCCGGTACGCGGAGGTGGCGGCCGCGGCCCTTCTGCCTGCACTGCTGTACTACGTGTGCCTGTTTTTCCAGGTAGACCTGGAGGCCGCGAAGCGCGGGTTACGAGGTCTTCCTCCTGACCAGCTCCCGCGGCTGCGAGAGGTCCTCCCACAGGGCAGCGTCTTCGGAGTGGCATTGGGGGCGGTGGTGTTCGGCCTGTACGGGCTGAAGTGGCAGGCGGAGCATGTGGGTGTGGTGGCTGCGGCGCTGGCCGCCCTGGTGGCCGTAGTCCTGAGAGTGCGGGGCTGGAGCGTCCTGGGTGTGCTCGAGCAGACGGGGCGCTCCTTACTGGGCTTGGTGGCGGTTACCGCGGTGGCGGGAATCGTCATCGGGGTGCTGCAGTACACGGGTCTAGGCTTCCGACTGGCCTTACTGCTTACGGAGGTAGCAGGCCGCAACTTGCCTTTGCTCCTGCTGCTCACCGCCGCAGCAGCCATGCTGCTGGGCATGGGTATGCCTACGGTGGCGGTGTACGTGCTCTTGGCTACCCTGGTAGCGCCCGCCCTCGTACAGCTGGGAGTGCCCCCTTTGGCTGCCCACCTGTTCGTCTTTTACTTCGGGATGCTCTCCATGATCACTCCGCCCGTGTGTCTGGCCACGTATACCGCGGCCACAATCGGAGGCTGCAACTTCTGGCAGGCGGGGTGGGCAGGTATGCGTCTTGCAGCGGTATCGTACATAGTGCCCTTCCTGTTCGCCCTGGACCCCGCCCTGATCGGGAAAGCGGATCCCTTGCGGGTAGGGACGGCGTTCGTCACGGCCGCGCTGGGTGCCTACCTTCTGGCGGTAGCCCTGGTGGGCTACTGGTTCGCTCCCTTGGGGCCGGTGGAGCGCTTACTGGTGGCCGTCACCGGTTTGGCGGTGCTCACACCGGAGGGGGGGGCAGGGTGGATGTTCTCCTGGGTTGTGGAGGGCGTTGGGCTGGGAGGAGCGGTGGTGCTGGGACTACGCAGCTGGCGCCGCCGCTTTGAGCCTACGCCCGAGCTGGTCTCCACACTCCCTCCCGGGCAACAACAGGAATTCAGGTAA
- a CDS encoding amidohydrolase family protein codes for MRKVVWANRKLGIHYCILFPTAMLTLGVHPSTEVEVAVARAYARWMTERILPDGYRYGIRSMLYLPVGDPEESLQIVEEFAGRKGIVGVMITGVRYTPLMQRHFLKVLRAIEERGLPVALHPVAYWQERAFEQLNRFLGVHALGFPFYNMIHMTNILVNGLPERFPGLRWIFLECGLTYLVFLRYRLDSEYLMRVSEAPLLRKLPSQYMAEFYYSTQPLEMFEDEAALRWVVDRIGGPSRLLYSSDYPHWDFDPPWRIWDLRCFTEEEKRAILGENALRVFRLTE; via the coding sequence GTGCGGAAGGTGGTGTGGGCCAACCGGAAGCTGGGGATCCACTACTGCATTTTGTTCCCGACAGCGATGCTTACCCTAGGTGTCCATCCCTCCACAGAGGTAGAGGTCGCGGTAGCCCGTGCGTATGCACGTTGGATGACAGAGCGAATTCTTCCCGATGGTTACCGATACGGAATCCGCAGTATGCTCTACCTTCCTGTAGGAGACCCGGAAGAAAGTCTTCAAATTGTCGAAGAATTTGCCGGGCGAAAGGGAATTGTAGGCGTCATGATTACCGGGGTGCGCTACACACCCCTTATGCAGCGACATTTCCTAAAGGTGCTGCGGGCCATCGAGGAGCGAGGGCTTCCCGTTGCTCTCCATCCGGTGGCGTACTGGCAGGAACGGGCTTTTGAGCAACTTAACCGTTTTCTTGGGGTGCATGCGCTCGGATTCCCCTTTTACAACATGATTCATATGACGAACATACTCGTCAATGGCCTCCCCGAGCGCTTCCCCGGTCTCCGTTGGATCTTTTTGGAATGCGGTCTTACATACCTCGTTTTTCTCCGGTACCGGCTGGACAGCGAGTATCTCATGCGGGTCTCCGAGGCTCCCCTGCTCAGGAAGCTGCCTAGTCAGTATATGGCAGAATTTTACTACAGCACGCAGCCTTTAGAGATGTTCGAAGACGAGGCAGCCCTGCGATGGGTAGTTGATCGGATTGGAGGCCCCAGCCGGCTTCTATACTCCTCTGATTACCCGCACTGGGATTTTGACCCTCCCTGGCGGATTTGGGACCTTCGGTGCTTCACGGAGGAAGAGAAACGGGCAATTCTTGGAGAGAACGCCTTGCGGGTTTTCCGGCTTACTGAATAA
- a CDS encoding TAXI family TRAP transporter solute-binding subunit — MVRGVGIFIMFVVSLTLPETPLALGAPRSPVTLTIGTNPPGTLFYAIGSGIARVLSDYAGVRAVVQPYSGSSTFLPLLNSGELQLGVVNAVDLAMAYRGPDRLKIGGRNPYQSSPHLRLVVRGGPIYVVEGVRRDSPFRTIADLRGRRVTGVYSAHFAVWLDQYALLTTCGLSWEDVQVVPVSTSNEGLDALLQGRAEAAPYALGSARSLEIHAAIGLRGLSACSDEPARRRLQERISGYYLALLRAGRSPEITQDTWVVAKDIYLVTHKDLPEEVAYRVTRTLWEQNRRLWPLHSSFEEWATRRYVDPGVTIPYHPGAIRLYREKGAWTPQMEQAQARLLQEVAR, encoded by the coding sequence ATGGTTCGGGGTGTGGGCATATTTATAATGTTCGTTGTATCCCTGACGCTTCCCGAAACTCCCTTAGCTCTCGGAGCGCCAAGAAGTCCAGTGACTCTCACCATCGGAACCAATCCACCAGGTACCCTCTTCTACGCCATCGGGAGTGGGATCGCCCGGGTGCTCTCTGACTATGCGGGGGTTCGGGCGGTGGTGCAGCCCTATAGTGGAAGCAGCACCTTCCTTCCTCTTCTAAATTCCGGGGAGCTCCAGCTGGGTGTGGTCAACGCTGTGGATTTAGCCATGGCCTACCGGGGTCCAGACCGCCTCAAGATCGGCGGAAGGAACCCCTATCAGAGTTCTCCGCACCTGCGACTGGTGGTGCGGGGTGGACCGATTTACGTCGTGGAGGGCGTTCGCCGAGATAGCCCCTTCAGGACCATTGCAGATCTTCGTGGGAGACGTGTAACAGGCGTTTACTCTGCACACTTCGCCGTCTGGCTGGATCAGTATGCCCTTTTGACCACCTGCGGTCTAAGCTGGGAGGACGTTCAAGTCGTTCCTGTTTCTACCTCCAATGAAGGATTGGATGCCCTGCTGCAGGGAAGAGCAGAGGCCGCTCCCTACGCACTTGGGAGCGCTCGCTCCTTGGAGATTCACGCTGCCATCGGCCTTCGCGGCCTCTCCGCCTGTTCCGACGAACCAGCCCGCAGGCGCCTTCAGGAGCGGATTTCAGGGTACTACCTTGCCCTGCTCAGGGCCGGCCGCTCTCCCGAAATCACTCAGGACACCTGGGTGGTCGCTAAGGATATCTATCTCGTCACCCACAAGGATCTACCGGAAGAAGTGGCGTACCGAGTAACCAGAACCCTGTGGGAGCAGAACCGCAGGCTGTGGCCCTTGCACTCCTCCTTCGAGGAGTGGGCCACGCGGCGCTACGTGGATCCCGGGGTCACAATCCCCTATCATCCAGGCGCCATCCGCCTGTACCGGGAAAAGGGGGCATGGACCCCACAGATGGAGCAGGCGCAGGCCCGCCTGCTCCAAGAAGTTGCCCGATAA
- a CDS encoding site-2 protease family protein: MGGSIRLGKILGITVQVHYTWFVALWALSFSLARGVFPEQIPGQPPETYWTMGVVGAVLLFTSVLVHELGHALVARLYQIPTRSITLFLFGGVAHIAREPERPTHEFSVAIAGPVTSLGLAGIFWALTPRGEPVPATALMGYLAWANLLLAAFNMLPAFPLDGGRVLRAVLWAFYGYERATRIVTLLGQVTAGAFILLGVVGVFTGRVLNGLWLILIGWFLEQAASASYQQAVLRRILGGIRVADIMTREVRVMPAELTLEEAVHDYFLPHKHGGYPVVYGDRLVGILTLHDLRRVPRERWRTARVREVMTPIAQAKAVRPDLSAYEALARMLQDGVGRLLVLDEGGELVGLVTRSDLMHLIRVRTELGGE, from the coding sequence GTGGGCGGATCCATTCGGCTCGGGAAGATCCTGGGGATCACCGTTCAGGTGCATTACACCTGGTTCGTGGCCCTCTGGGCCCTCTCCTTCTCCCTGGCCCGCGGGGTGTTCCCGGAGCAGATCCCGGGGCAACCGCCCGAGACGTACTGGACCATGGGGGTGGTGGGTGCGGTGCTGCTCTTCACCTCCGTGCTGGTGCACGAACTGGGACATGCCCTCGTGGCCCGTCTCTATCAGATCCCCACCCGCAGCATCACCCTCTTCCTCTTCGGAGGAGTGGCCCACATCGCCCGGGAACCGGAGCGGCCCACGCACGAGTTCTCGGTGGCCATCGCGGGACCCGTCACCTCCCTCGGCCTCGCTGGGATCTTCTGGGCGCTCACCCCCCGCGGGGAGCCCGTGCCCGCCACCGCCCTCATGGGGTACCTGGCGTGGGCCAACCTCCTGCTTGCGGCCTTCAACATGCTCCCCGCCTTTCCCCTGGACGGGGGGCGGGTGCTGCGGGCGGTCCTGTGGGCCTTCTACGGATACGAACGGGCCACGAGGATCGTCACCCTTCTGGGGCAGGTCACCGCGGGTGCCTTCATCCTCCTCGGCGTGGTGGGCGTGTTCACGGGCCGCGTGCTCAACGGGCTGTGGCTCATCCTCATCGGGTGGTTCCTGGAGCAGGCGGCCTCCGCCTCCTACCAGCAGGCGGTCCTGCGGAGGATCCTGGGCGGGATCCGGGTGGCGGACATCATGACCCGGGAGGTGCGGGTGATGCCCGCGGAGCTCACCCTGGAGGAGGCGGTACACGACTACTTTCTCCCCCACAAGCACGGCGGATACCCGGTGGTGTACGGAGACCGGCTCGTGGGCATCCTCACCCTCCACGATCTCCGACGGGTGCCCCGGGAGCGGTGGCGCACCGCCCGGGTGCGGGAGGTCATGACGCCCATCGCGCAGGCGAAGGCGGTGCGACCGGATCTCAGCGCCTACGAGGCCCTGGCCCGCATGCTGCAGGACGGGGTGGGACGCCTCCTGGTGCTGGACGAGGGCGGGGAGCTGGTGGGACTGGTGACCCGCAGCGACCTCATGCACCTGATCCGGGTGCGCACGGAGTTGGGCGGAGAGTAA
- the trxA gene encoding thioredoxin → MAAKPVEVTEATFEQEVLQSEIPVVVDFWAVWCGPCRMIAPIVEELAAEYEGRIKFVKVDVDRNPNLAVRYNVMSIPTLGVFRGGEMVGRLIGYMPKAELRRRIEAAVGAAV, encoded by the coding sequence ATGGCCGCAAAGCCGGTGGAGGTCACGGAGGCGACCTTCGAGCAGGAAGTGCTGCAGTCCGAGATCCCCGTGGTGGTGGACTTCTGGGCGGTGTGGTGCGGGCCCTGCCGCATGATCGCGCCCATCGTGGAGGAACTCGCGGCGGAGTACGAGGGCCGCATCAAGTTCGTGAAGGTGGATGTGGACCGCAACCCGAATCTGGCCGTCCGGTACAACGTGATGTCCATCCCCACCCTGGGTGTCTTCCGGGGCGGGGAGATGGTCGGCCGGCTCATCGGCTACATGCCCAAGGCGGAGCTCCGCCGGCGCATCGAGGCCGCGGTGGGGGCCGCGGTGTAG
- a CDS encoding DUF4282 domain-containing protein: MHTEPRGFFEALFDFSFTSLVTTRLVRVLYILTVVLTGIWSLLFLLAGLARGGGAGLLSLVLALLGFLVAVTYTRVLLEVLVVIFRIHEHVQELAARGRAGQ, encoded by the coding sequence ATGCACACGGAACCCCGGGGGTTCTTCGAGGCCCTCTTCGATTTCTCGTTCACCTCCCTCGTCACCACCCGGCTCGTCCGGGTCCTCTACATCCTCACCGTGGTCCTCACGGGCATCTGGAGCCTGCTCTTCCTTCTGGCAGGCCTGGCCCGGGGCGGCGGCGCCGGGTTGTTGAGCCTCGTGCTCGCCCTTCTCGGGTTTCTCGTGGCGGTGACCTATACCCGCGTCCTCCTGGAGGTGCTCGTGGTGATCTTCCGGATCCACGAGCACGTCCAGGAGCTGGCCGCCCGCGGCCGCGCGGGCCAGTAG
- the trxB gene encoding thioredoxin-disulfide reductase, whose protein sequence is MRNVIILGSGPAGLTAAIYTARANLKPLVIEGSAPGGQLMLTTEVENFPGFADPILGPELMQRMRQQAERVGAEFVPDDAVAVDFSRRPFRVTVGNGETYEARAVIVATGARPRMLGLPSEQEYLGYGVSTCATCDGYFFRGKPVLVVGGGDTAMEEALYLANLASSVTVVHRRAELRASKILQDRAFRNPKISFVWNHVVEEILGKDGRVTGVRLRHVQTGETRVVEVEGVFVAIGHIPNTELFRDQLELDEAGYIVLKQGMMTSVEGVFAAGDVHDRTYRQAVTAAGYGCQAAIEAERWLSAQAT, encoded by the coding sequence ATGCGGAACGTAATCATCCTGGGGAGCGGGCCTGCGGGGCTCACCGCAGCCATCTACACGGCCCGCGCGAACCTCAAGCCGCTCGTGATCGAGGGGAGCGCCCCGGGGGGACAACTCATGCTCACCACGGAGGTGGAGAACTTCCCGGGCTTCGCGGATCCCATCCTGGGGCCGGAGCTCATGCAGCGGATGCGCCAGCAGGCGGAGCGGGTGGGTGCGGAGTTCGTCCCGGACGACGCGGTGGCCGTGGACTTCTCCCGGCGACCCTTCCGCGTCACCGTGGGGAACGGGGAGACGTACGAGGCCCGGGCGGTCATCGTGGCCACGGGCGCCCGGCCCCGGATGTTGGGATTGCCTTCCGAGCAGGAGTACCTGGGCTACGGAGTTTCCACCTGTGCCACCTGCGACGGCTACTTCTTCCGCGGCAAGCCCGTGCTGGTGGTGGGCGGTGGGGACACGGCCATGGAGGAGGCCCTGTACCTAGCGAACCTGGCAAGCTCCGTCACCGTGGTGCACCGCCGGGCGGAGCTCCGGGCCAGCAAGATCCTGCAGGACCGGGCCTTCCGCAACCCGAAGATCTCCTTCGTCTGGAACCACGTGGTGGAGGAGATCCTGGGGAAGGACGGCCGCGTGACCGGCGTTCGTCTGCGCCACGTGCAGACGGGCGAGACACGGGTGGTGGAGGTGGAGGGGGTCTTCGTGGCCATCGGCCACATCCCGAACACGGAGCTGTTCCGGGACCAGCTGGAGCTGGATGAGGCGGGCTACATCGTGCTCAAGCAGGGCATGATGACCAGCGTGGAGGGGGTGTTCGCCGCGGGGGACGTGCACGACCGGACCTACCGGCAGGCGGTGACGGCCGCGGGTTACGGATGCCAGGCGGCCATCGAGGCGGAGCGTTGGCTCAGCGCTCAGGCGACGTAA
- a CDS encoding J domain-containing protein, whose amino-acid sequence MAEEFRKDVDYYEVLQVHPRAHPLVIQKVYHVLMRDLRHHPDLGGDVRTAQLINEAYRVLSDPVRRAAYDRFRAEAGIRTELPGQGQTVTTTVETPAVHAELLAELTDALRTLSAWPPRKTPPPFCRTQVGVVEVGPLIQGYRFRFTGAVRTEDRVWEGLELRTYSQPDRGLWLLLVCSGGVVGGGMLSGPRQAVSEEGLLTTLLNEVTGGSVDPKEVSRLLQAVEYLDQGERRRRTRAFGLWLISVTRTPDHTTLTLVPYPL is encoded by the coding sequence ATGGCAGAGGAGTTCCGGAAGGACGTGGACTACTACGAGGTGCTGCAGGTGCACCCGCGGGCCCACCCGCTGGTGATCCAGAAGGTGTACCACGTGCTCATGCGGGACCTGCGGCACCATCCGGACCTGGGCGGGGACGTGCGGACGGCCCAGCTCATCAACGAAGCCTACCGGGTGCTCTCGGACCCCGTCCGACGGGCGGCCTACGACCGGTTCCGGGCGGAGGCGGGGATCCGCACGGAGCTGCCGGGTCAAGGTCAGACGGTCACGACCACCGTGGAGACCCCCGCGGTTCACGCGGAGCTGCTCGCGGAGCTCACGGATGCCCTCCGAACCCTGAGCGCCTGGCCGCCGCGGAAAACCCCTCCCCCCTTCTGCCGGACCCAGGTGGGGGTGGTGGAGGTGGGCCCCCTCATCCAGGGCTACCGGTTCCGGTTCACAGGCGCCGTGCGCACGGAGGATCGGGTCTGGGAAGGACTGGAGCTCCGCACCTACAGCCAGCCGGACCGCGGGCTGTGGCTCCTGCTGGTCTGTTCGGGGGGCGTGGTGGGAGGCGGGATGCTCTCCGGCCCCCGGCAGGCCGTCTCGGAGGAGGGCCTGCTCACCACCCTCCTCAACGAGGTCACGGGGGGATCCGTGGACCCCAAGGAGGTGTCCCGGCTTCTCCAGGCGGTGGAGTACCTGGATCAGGGGGAACGCCGCCGCCGGACCCGGGCCTTCGGGTTGTGGCTGATATCGGTCACCCGGACCCCGGACCACACCACCCTCACCCTCGTGCCCTATCCCCTCTAG
- a CDS encoding flagellar basal body rod C-terminal domain-containing protein: protein MLRVLQSAAAAMTAEQVRTDLIAHNLANAQTSGFHRLVVAVRPGQEAVLHRRDTGIGLGSLAGAPPAPQAAVDPRPGVLVPTGDPRDLAVEGDGFVVLEGGRLASSGRLGVDTEGYLTLRGIRVEGREGPIRVGSAAFTVRSDGAVAVEGRVVGRLRVVRTASLSPAGSSLYQAPPASLQEVSSAVRTAFQEQPAMNPVQELVQLLAGLRAYEAAAKCVQVADETMGRLSEVLRL, encoded by the coding sequence ATGCTGCGCGTGTTGCAATCCGCGGCCGCTGCCATGACCGCGGAGCAGGTGCGGACGGACCTGATCGCTCACAACCTCGCCAACGCGCAAACCTCTGGCTTCCACCGGCTGGTGGTGGCTGTGCGGCCCGGACAGGAGGCGGTCCTCCACCGCCGGGACACGGGCATCGGGCTCGGTTCCCTCGCCGGAGCGCCGCCAGCGCCGCAGGCCGCGGTGGATCCGCGGCCCGGAGTGCTGGTGCCCACGGGGGATCCCCGGGACCTCGCGGTGGAGGGAGACGGGTTCGTGGTGCTCGAAGGCGGCCGACTGGCGAGCAGTGGCCGGCTCGGGGTGGACACGGAGGGCTACCTCACCCTTCGGGGGATCCGGGTGGAGGGGCGGGAAGGGCCCATCCGGGTGGGAAGCGCGGCCTTTACGGTGCGGTCCGACGGAGCCGTGGCGGTGGAGGGCCGGGTGGTGGGCCGGTTGCGGGTGGTCCGCACCGCCTCCCTCTCCCCGGCCGGATCCTCGCTGTACCAGGCGCCGCCCGCATCCCTGCAGGAGGTCTCGAGCGCGGTGCGCACGGCCTTCCAGGAGCAGCCCGCGATGAATCCTGTCCAGGAGCTCGTGCAGCTCCTCGCGGGCCTGCGGGCGTACGAGGCCGCGGCGAAGTGCGTGCAGGTGGCGGACGAGACCATGGGCCGGTTATCGGAAGTCCTGCGCCTATAG